The proteins below are encoded in one region of Belonocnema kinseyi isolate 2016_QV_RU_SX_M_011 chromosome 1, B_treatae_v1, whole genome shotgun sequence:
- the LOC117176786 gene encoding uncharacterized protein LOC117176786 yields the protein MVPRYALESVDRTLRDLTNINLPFVGKIMLLGGDFRQLLPIKVNRTRRELINLSIEFSSLWKHFHIFSLTENWRTLPEGAEFAKYLLSVGDGTLNDNNDNVVPSQQCAAKKKDGIVEEIFKKIIYERRYGDLAKVAILSARNIDVEKFNSRVVELFDKTTERIYTSVDSVENCDNEDVTDAILPEYLNTLNPSNFSPYTLRLRNDSSDNPVVYVRCKVLIKCVQKSYWPVIILVGQVSLFR from the coding sequence ATGGTACCAAGATATGCGTTGGAATCAGTTGATCGAACACTACGTGACctcacaaatattaatttaccaTTCGTGGGTAAAATTATGCTCCTAGGAGGAGATTTTAGACAATTACTGCCCATTAAAGTTAATAGAACACGCCGTGAATTGATCAATCTATCGATTGAATTTAGTTCACTATGGAAACACTTTCATATCTTCTCATTAACTGAAAACTGGCGGACTCTTCCAGAAGGAGcagaatttgcaaaatatttattatcggtTGGAGATGGTACTTTAAATGATAACAATGACAATGTAGTACCCTCACAACAATGTGCAGCTAAAAAAAAGGATGGCATAGTCGAAgagatatttaagaaaattatttatgaacgcCGTTATGGAGATCTAGCAAAAGTAGCGATATTATCAGCACGGAATAttgatgttgaaaaattcaactccaGAGTAGTAGAATTATTCGACAAGACCACCGAAAGAATTTATACCAGTGTTGATAGTGTAGAAAATTGTGATAACGAAGATGTTACTGATGCAATCTTGCCAGAATACCTCAACACTTTGAACCCATCTAATTTCTCTCCCTATACATTACGATTGAGAAACGATTCTTCGGACAATCCTGTTGTTTATGTCCGCTGTAAGGTTCTCATAAAGTGTGTTCAAAAAAGTTATTGGCCTGTCATTATCTTGGTTGGACAAGTTTCCTTATTTCGGTAG